TATATCGTCAATCCCGCTACGCTATCATAAGATTTTCACGCCAAAGGAGATCAGAATGCGACTTCTACTCGCCATACTCCTGCCATGGCTTCAGTTCTTCACCATCGGCAGACCGATTGCAGGATTATTATGCCTGATCCTTCAAATCACCATCATCGGATGGATTCCAGCCGCCATCTGGTCGGTCTACGCACTCGGCCAATACAAGACCGACAGAAAGATCACGAAAGCGATGAACCATGGCCGGTGATCTCGAAGCCAAGATTGAAGCGGCCCGGAAGCGGGCTGCGCAGGCCAAGGCAAGGCTGGCCGATCTGGAAGCGCGGGCGAGCCAGCAGGCCCGCAAGCTGGACACGCGCCGCAAGGTCATCTTGGGCGGCCTGCTCATCGATGCAGCTGAGAAGGATGATCGCTTCTCCAAGGTGATTACGGCCCTCATGGCTCGGATGGCCCGTGAACAGGATCGCAAGGCGTTTGAGGGCTGGCTGGTCCCTTCCCCCTCTCCTGAACTTCTTGGCGTCAACCAGACGCCCTCAGAGCCGCCCCAGACGGCTGAGTGACCCCCAGACCTCGCCCCATCGTCCCCCAAAGCCACTTGCCGGCCTTAGAGCGATCTCAGGCGGTTTTTTGAGGCCCCCTGACGGCCCACCAGAGCGGCCCGTCAGGGCCGCCAATCATGGGCAAATCGCACTGCG
This genomic window from Acidiphilium acidophilum contains:
- a CDS encoding YqaE/Pmp3 family membrane protein encodes the protein MRLLLAILLPWLQFFTIGRPIAGLLCLILQITIIGWIPAAIWSVYALGQYKTDRKITKAMNHGR
- a CDS encoding mobilization protein; amino-acid sequence: MAGDLEAKIEAARKRAAQAKARLADLEARASQQARKLDTRRKVILGGLLIDAAEKDDRFSKVITALMARMAREQDRKAFEGWLVPSPSPELLGVNQTPSEPPQTAE